The Xiphophorus maculatus strain JP 163 A chromosome 7, X_maculatus-5.0-male, whole genome shotgun sequence region ATTTCATATCAGAACTAAACTTGTAGGTCAAAAGAGTATAAGGTATATTTCAATCAGGATAATGAATTGTTGGATCCTGGAGgccaggatttatttttttccaattcacTTTTCCAGATTTAAACTGAGAGagaagtttattttcttttgatgaaCTCAACTCTTCATGACGACtactttatattatttttttccagtctcATCATCTGGTAAACCATTCATTGTGGTTCTGATGCATCACACCAGACACCCGGACTATTCCACTGCAGAATGTGACGTCTCTGAAGtgctgaaaaatgtgttttatgtccatgttttttACCATGAGACTAAACCAGGATTACTGGAATGTTCACAAAATGCCCGAGCAATCAAGTTAATTGAAGACGTACTTCTCTCCAAGAAATAGAGAGCTTCTGctttttatcagttttgttttaagtacTTTAATTTATCGACACCTTTCAGCAGAGACCACAATTGCATATTACCATTTGATGATGGAATAAAAGAGggaaatctaaatctaaaattaCTGATCTTCTGActgtaaacagcatttttttttcttccagttatcttcaattctgtgttttctgaatgCTTAGTTCTGACAGAATGTATTATATAGCGAACTACAAGTTTGTTCTGATTCTGCGGAGGTTTAAGGCCAAAACTAATCGGCAAATACAAGAACAGAAGATAAACAGGAAATGTTCATCAACTTCATGCTGTTATCCTGCAGtcagcttcctgtttgctgGATGAACTTCCTGTGATGTAATCCTACTCCTCTGCTCAAACCCTTTCCTACCGAAGGTTCCAATGTTTTCCTCAACCTCAAATTGAGAAACTTTAAATGTTATGCAgctatgaaaaataaacagtgcaAATGAACGTTGTAGAAATGTAACATATAAATGTTCTACCGGATTAAGATGGTGAATCTTAATCCGTATCTTGTATTAATTTTCATTACAGATGTTGCTATTTGAACATATCATCAATAAGTGTCATGTTTAATGTTCATTGGTTTGATTTCTACACCTTCACTGTAAGACAAAAATATTgctgaataaaacagaagaatttactgtttcatttattttcatttgtgtctgttttcagTACTCTAATGTTCCACATGTGATAGACAGGAAGGTGAGCGGCACAGACTGTTTTGTTGCCGCCTGTGATTTCActtgtgatggaaaaattacaataaggtcacatctgctagtcatgttatatgaatgcttgtgaactctcaccaaaagaactatttgggttacatgtagaaggttggaagttgttttctacagctgcatcagaaccagactgtctcaccctttgttgttaattcttcatctttggtataaaactcatgtgttgtctctgcctgtgagagcttttcatccagacctgcttcattactgattgtcctacaagctctctgtattgtgcacaatatatgaataaacctgattgagtgatttcacctgaacagtgcttggaaatagtattttttccacgACACACTACTCACAGCTTTTTATGTCACATTAACGTGCAATAACTAAAATCAATGTGATGAAACTTCACTGGACATTGTTGCTAAACTAAAGACAACTCTGTCCTCTGCTGCTCCAGCCTCACCTCCTGCTGACTGCACCGATTGGTCCTCGTTTGCCTTCGATGCAACTTTCACCAGAATTATGCGGCTCAAATGAATGTTCAGTCTGAGGCAACAATGTTTAATGAATTCTGAACTATTGTCTAACCTTCTGTCTTGTTTTACGCATTGAAATGAAGTTCAAAGAAATAAGCCTAGACTCTTCAAAATAATTAGTTGTTTGAGAGAATTAAGTTATAGAAGAAACAAATATCTacattgtgttttctgtgaagTTAATTGTGAGATTTTGAGACTGTAGCAAATTGTAAGAAACATTCAGTGAGCCCCTGATCGATCAGGTTTTTAGTTTGTAGCACAGTTTAATGAATGTGCTTTAACTGAGAGAAGCCATCTCTGTCTTTATTCagataaacaaactgaacttttacCAGCAATAAACTGaagaattacaaaatattttcaacttgACTTGGAGTGATAAACAATATAGAGCAGCctctaatttagaaataaaagatttCCATCCTAAAGTGAAACCTGATTAGTCAGAGTGAATAAGAATTATAACAGTTTCATTAAGCTAATGTAGACTGGTTTtccaattacatttatttttatcaaacaaaaaaaacactgttccaAATGAATATTAAAGCTGTTAAATAGGGTAATAGCCAATCAGATCGTATACTTTTCTGCCTCTAAGGAAGTTCCTTTCAGAATACCTGTTGATGTTCCTTGTTATTCAGATTATATACCTCACTTAAAAATCAACTTAACTCACAACCCCTTAACTTTCACCCCCAAAACACTTCCATGTCACACAAAGGCTCTTTGATGCCCTCCTAACAGAAACAGGTAACACCTGGCTCACACAACAGACCAATAATATTAGTCAACCTGgtgttagaaaaaataaaagtcagactCGACTTTGGTCCACAGTGACAAAAAATCAccactctttctttttcttcttttcatgcTACATAATAGACTTCTGCCTAAGTGATCATTTGTCAATATTTGCTatgaaaataactaataaaGCTTGTAAGCTGCTGTGAagtcttttttatgtttctatgaTATCACTATTAGTCGTCATTGACTttacttttatcatgttgacctTGACgttaaaaaacaatatgaagTTGTGCAACCCCTAGTAAAGGCACATAACAAAATAGTTTGCATTTAATTCTGCACAGCTCTAGACAGTTTACATAGTAAACAGCTCTGATTTTGGTGCAGGGTGTTTCCGTCCCCACCCTGCACCATCCTGCACTGAACATGTGACTTATAATAAACCCTGCAGCTTATCTGAAGCAACAGCAAATACTTTCACTTTCAGTCTGCAGAGCTTCTATTTACATATGGATCAGTATGAGGTAAAAATACAGTTATCCATACCCCAGATAAATGAATTGATTGTTTCTGTGTCACTTTGCAATTACTTAGAGTTCCTGGTGAAATAATTCATATTGTGTGTGCTGCTGAAGGGAATGACTGGCCAGTGAGGAATGATTCAAACTTCCTTCAAGTCAGGAGAAAGTgctttatgataaaaaaataaaaaaggctgaTAAAACTCATCAGTTAATTAGACTTCTTTGTCTTGTATTTGGGCTGAGGTTGTCTGTGGAGAAAAACATCTGGGAAACAAAACATTCTGGTCAGCTATAAGGGAAAATGGTTAGGTTTGATCAATAAAATGGAAAGCTACAGTATTCTAGTAGtttaaacaagtaaaaactCTTATCACTGCAGAACAGAcgaaacaaaaagtgaaagtaaaaggGATTTGTCAGAAGTCATGTGGTTCATCAGAGCAGCAGATGTAATTTAAGGGAGGAGAAGGTTGCTGTTGGTTCATTTTGCAGCAGAGCAGCAACGACAGCAGAATGGCTTTTTTTAAGCGTCTATTTGGTCAGTATATTTTACTTCAGATGACTTTTCTAGATATTTGTATGAATTGATTCAGATTCAGCAAATTGTACAAAACCAATCTGCAGGATTCTTTATGAATCACCTATTTACTCTGCATTGACCATCAtaagtttttactttaatttcttttctcttttaggGTTTGGGTCCCCAGAACGTACAGGTAAGTTAAAGTGTCAAATCCAATGCTATCTAATGCTCCACATTCACTGCCTTCTGCTCCTGATGCTGAAActgatttaaagtaaatgtcaagatgttaaaatgttatttatgtcAGTTGTAATGCATTTTGAAAGACTgatttgatcaaagaatatcCTTCAACTACAGTTTAGTTATAATgtatcttctgttttttctctaaaGTTTGTGTCTCCGTGGCTCCGTCTCCACGTGAGTGATTACATTAATATTGACTTGAAAAAAGTCTTTCAGGAACAgtttaattcatgttttatttttgttgttgctttctgAAGCTCCAAAGGCAGAGTCTCCAAGTGAGTGATCACATTAcgtttctgaaatgtttccgATATGTTTGCAGAATAATAattcatgtttctgttcagctctgGGTGAACCGTGGAGGGAACTAGACTGGGGGTGagtttacagtaaaactgtcaCATCTGATCAATAACAGCCTGTTTACTGCTGCTAGGTTGTTTGTCACtctgctgaaatgtaaaaatgcagcTCCAGAGCtcagtggaaaaagaaaaagcacagcTTCACATGGGCTTTTTGTGGAACGTTCTGCTTGTTCTGATCACAGCTGCTTGACCCAAAGGGTTTGAGAGTCAGTGGAACAGGAAGGAAACTGCATGGACTCTACAATAAAGTgttgagcagaaaatgaaataaatgaaaaaaatactgtaggGAAAATCATCAACATACAGGAGGGacacagtttaaataaatgtagttattatttttagctgaaAAAGCTTTGCTACAAGATGGAGGACTATAAAACAGATTAGCTGATCACTGATATCAGAAGCTAAGAATGTGGTGGAGTGAAAGCTCAGCTTTGCTCTTAGGTAAGAGCAGGAGTACAGGGATAATGAAGAGCAAAAGGATTATGAAGTGAGAGACATTCATGATTAAAATGCTCATGAGTGGGTTGGAACAAATCTAATATGCAATGAATAAATTTAAAGGTGCAGTTCTATGTGTTTTCCATTCacatgccattttatagcataatcaagtaagtATATTTCCTTCGGTTGTTATAAAAGTGTTTTAACAATGTTATaacaaatatgacttaagaGAAATTTTACCTCCtgatttgacaccttgaaattggacgtctgtctctttaaaaactcctgctctttcagtAAGTCATCACAAtatcgctcctctattaacccttcagCAACATTTCTACCAGCActgcactgagaagtaactCCCATGATGAGCTCAGTAGACGCACacttgtttgctaattgttgctggctagtttAGAGGAACTGAGCAGGAGTGCTGctggggagggctgctctgagGTGGAGTTTCTTCCACCTGGCACTCaatccacccaggtgttttgcatagctgaatggttgccatgggaaactaaaggatttctcaaacatgcatgaaaaaaatcaaggcaacactccaggtatgtttttgatgattaCGTTACATTATAACCTGGTGTGAAGCTGAAAAACGTTGATATTACATGATATTGTCCCTTTAAAATGGTTAATAAAATAACCAGGAAGCCATGTGATAAGGCTGCCAGTAGTGACAtacaataaacattaaatctcTCTGACAGTCCAATTAAAAGAGCTTTATGCAATTCTTCTACTTGAATAGTATTACAAAAAATGACCTTTGATTTGTACAATTAATACAAACTTTCACGATTCATGACAAGGACCAAATGGAGAGTGAAGTGGGATTAGTCCAAAAGATTAGTCTGAAATGATTTAATAAGTGGTTTTTAAATACCTCAGGCTGGCAAATACAGGATTTTATTTCCtggttaattatttttcaaagtttttataaataaaagtctttaaattGAGATGGTTTCTTTTATTGAGTTCTTCTGCTGGTCTCTGAATCTAACTGGGTTGGCATCCTGTTGGattgttttatgcattttgttcattttgggaTGGAACTAACCGATTTACTTTACTTTCTcagagaaaaagaggagaacCTTAAATATGTGCAGGAATACAAACCAGAACAAGATGACATCAGGTACCTCCGGGTCCTCCTTTACGGACCCGTCGGAGCTGGGAAGTCCAGTTTCATTAACTCTGTCAGTAACGTCCTGAGAGGTCGGATGACAATTCCTGCTTTGGCCAGCGCGACCACGTCTGATAAAAGCTTCACcaaaaaggtttgaaaattAAGACGCttctgtttatatttcagaATATAAACTTTAATGGACCAGTCAGAAAATAACTGTTTCAGCAACAAGAGTTTTCTCTggatcaaaattattttttttgtgctttagtATGAAACTCATAAATTCAATAAAGGACGAGGAAGtgcaaagacatttttccctctGGTCTTCAACGACTTCATGGGACTGGAAGATGGAACCAACAGGGGAGTTCATGCTGACGACATCAAACTGGCTTTGGAAGGTCATCTGAAGGAAGGTTATGAGGTGCAGCAACTTCATGAACAAGTTATAAAAACTctgtatgaatgaatgaatgtagcCCTGATTTAAAGACCAGAGGTGTGTCTATCTGAAATACTTTTCATGATGTATCTTTTACTCTCTTCCAGTTCAACCAAGTTGCTCCAATATCTCAGGATGACCCAGGCTACAACCCGACCCCCTCTGCTGATGACAGAGTTCATGTCCTGGTCTGTGTGATGTCTGCCAACACTTCTCAGATGAATTCATCAGTTCTGGAGAAGATGAAGAGCGTCAGAGAAACAGCCAGAGACCTGGGTGAGTTTATGGATAATGATCTTATTCAGACTTCATGTTAACAGAGAAAATCCATAACAAGGTCCAGTTCGACCCcagaccccaatgatgaaggaaaactttggacttggtgttccctcgcccggacgcgggtcaccggggccccactctggagccaggcctggagggggggcacgatggcgagcgtctggtggccgggcttttacccatggagcccggccgggctcagcccgaagaggaaacatgggccccccctcccatgggcccaccacccgtgggaggggccaaaggggtcgggtgcagtgtgggatgggtggcagcagagggaggggaccctggcggtccgatcctcggttgcagaaactggctcttgggacgtggaatgtcacctctctggtggggaaggagccggagctagtgcgtgaggtcgagaggttccggctagaaatagtcggtctcacctcgacgcacggctctggttctggaaccagtctccttgagaggggctggacatacttccactctggagttgcccaaggtgagaggcgtcgggcaggagtgggcatacttgttgctccccatctcggcgcctgtacgttggggtttaccccggtgaacgagagggtagcatccctccgcctacgggtggggggacgggttctgactgtcgtttgtgcttacgggccgaacgacagttcagattacccaccctttttggagtccttagagggggtactggagagtgctcctcctggggactcccttgttctgctgggggacttcaacgctcacgtgggcaatgacagtgagacctggaggggcgtggttgggaggaacggcccgcccgacctgaactcgagcggtgttctgttgctggacttctgtgctcgccatggattgtccataacgaacaccatgttcaagcataagggtgtccatatgtgcacttggcaccaggacaccctaggccgcagttcgatgatcgactttgccatcgtttcatcggatctgcggccgtatgtcttggacactcgggtgaagagaggtgcggagctgtccactgaccactacctggtggtgagttggctccggtggtgggggcgaaagccggtcagacctggcaggcccaaacgtgttgtgagggtctgctgggaacgtctggcggaatcccctgtgagacggagctttaactcccatctccggcaaaacttcgaacacgtcccgggggaggtgggggacatggagtctgagtggaccgtgttccgtgcctccattgtcgaggcggccgatcggagctgtggccgcaaggttgtcggtgcctgtcgcggcggcaaccctcgaacccgctggtggacaccttcggtgagggatgccgtcaggctgaagaaggagtcctatcgggcctttttggcctgtgggactccggaagcagctgatgggtaccggcgggcgaagcggcatgcggctcgggcggttgctgaggcaaaaactcgggcgtgggaggagtttggagaggccatggagaaagacttccgtacggcttcgaggcgattctggtccaccatccggcgtctcaggggggggaagcggtgcagcaccaacactgtttatagtggggatggtgtgctgctgacctctactcgggacgttgtgggccggtgggcagagtacttcgaagacctcctcaatcccaccaacatgccttccactgaggaagcggagcctggggactctgggttgggctctccaatctctgggggcgaggtcgccgaggtggttaaaaagctcctcggtggcagggccccgggggtggatgagatccgcccggagttccttaaggctctggatgttgtagggttgtgttggttgacgcgactctgcaatgtcgcatggacatcgggggcagttcccctggattggcagactggggtggtggtccccctgttcaaaaagggggaccggagggtgtgctccaattatagaggggtcacactcttaagcctccctggcaaggtctattcaggggtcctggagaggagggtccgtcggatagtcgaacctcggattcaggaagagcagtgtggttttcgtcctggtcgtggaacactggaccagctctacaccctcggcagggtcctggagggtgcatgggagttcgcccaaccagtctacctgtgttttgtggacttggagaaggcgttcgaccgtgtccctcggggagccctgtggggggttctccgggagtatggggtaccgggccctttgatacgggctgtcaggtccctgtatgaccggtgtcagagtctggtccgcattgccggcagtaagtcgggctcgtttccggtgagagttggactccgccagggctgccctttgtcaccgattctgttcatcactttcatggacagaatttctaggcgcagccaaggtgttgaggggattcgatttggtggccttaggatctcatctctgcttttcgcagacgatgtggtccttttggcttcatcagatcgtgatctgcagctctcgctggagcggttcgcagccgagtgtgaagcggccgggatggggatcagtgcctccaaatccgaggccatggtcttgagccggaaaagggtagagtgccttctccgggtcagggggggtgtcctgccccaagtggaggagtttaagtatctcgggatcttgttcacgaatgggggaagaagggagcgggagatcgacaggcggattggcgcagcgtctgctgtcaagcgggcgctgtactggtccgtcgtggtgaagagagagctgagccaaaaagcgaagctctcgatttaccggtcgatctacgttcccaccctcatctatggtcatgagctttgggtcatgaccgaaagaacgagatcgcggatacaagcggccgaaatgggttttctccgtagggtggctgggctctcccttagagatagggtgagaagctcagtcatccgggagggactcagagcagagccgctgctccttcacatcgagaggagccagttgaggtggctcgggcatctggtcaggatgcctcctggacgcctccctggtgaggtgttccgggcacgtcccaccgggaggaggccccggggaagacccaggacacgctggagggactatgtctctcggctggcctgggaacgcctcgggattcccccggaggagctggaagaagtggccggggagagggaagtctgggcctcccttctgaagctgctacccccgcgacccgacctcggataagcggaagaagatggatggatggatggatggaggtccAGTTCGGGGTCTCTGGTTCCAATCTGATGGAAACTTTATCTGCATTCATTGACAATTactgataaaaatacaaatattatttacttgggtgtattttatttctgcaggaATTCCTCAAATGGCCATGATGACACGTATAGATGAAGCCTGCTGTGAAACTGACAAAGACTTAAGGATTGTCTACAAGAGCAAGTACCTGAGAAAAAAGGTgagtttcagtcattttattcaGCGCTGCGACCTGCACACAGGTGAAGCAATGTCTCATTTTGACTAGAAAAATGGTCAAATTGGGAAGTAATTGTGAAGTCCACTTGACtgatgaatttgttttctgttctttcaaCATTTATGGACGAAAATCTGTGAATTCATGCATgacctacagtacagaccaaaagtttggacacacctttctaattcaatgggttttctttattttcatgactatttataaggcaagaaatcccacttattaacctgacagggcacacctatgaagtgaaaaccatttcagatgactacctcttgaagctcatcaagaaaatgcagagtgtgtgcaaagcagtaatcacagcaaaaggttgctactttgaagaaactagaatataaggtgTAGCGGCTAAAATCCTGTATTTTAGGCCACTGGTTGTTGTGCTTGAAGGCGTTGTTATTACGTGCGTTCAGTAGAGATTTACCATGTCGATCTTTAGTTTGACTCATAAAAGGTCATTTATTGAACAGAACAATGTCCATTGTTTGCTACTTCAATGTAGCTACACGTAAATTCGACCTCAAAACCTAAACCAAACACAGTGGAAAACTGTTGCCTCTTCCCACTAAcaacacctgaacagaatcaCCATTGACCTTAAATACCCATCCCCCATCAGACACACAGAACTCAAAATGAAAttcgccccctggtggcgataaacacagaaaaggatAAATGGCTCCTACACGCCAGCCCCTAATTGCGTGTGGCAGAAGACATAGCAATTACTAATCTTGAATTAAAGGAGCCACAAATAAAGATATGTCTAAATGTACATAAGAGGCAAATCAGGTTTACACATTCATTATTCTACCAGTTTAACAGTTTGTAGCTTCACATAACAGACAAATTTTTGTTACAGGTCTTTCAATAATGTTCGTTTTTGTTTGAAGATGAACCACACGCACCAAACCCTTTTTATCTGGAAAGGTTTTAATAACTTTCCCTAATATCCAAGACCCTCGAGGTGTTGTGGAGTCCATAACTACTACAACATCTCCAGGGATGAagcacctttttttctttatccacTTTTGTCGTTCTTGTAATAACGGTAGATATTCTCGGATCCAACGTTTCCAAAAGAGGTCTGAAATGTATTGGATTTGTTTCCACCTTCTTTTAGCGTAAAGATCTTTTTTGTCAAAGAGTCCTGGCGGAAAAGCTGGTTTTCCCTTCAGGAGCAGCAAGTGGTTGGGTGTTAAAGCCTCAAGGTCATTGGGGTCCTCTGATAACTTTGTGATGGGACGATCATTAAGTATTGCCTCTGCTTCACAAAGCACAGTGTGGAATCCTTCATCGTCCAACATTTGTTGACGAAGCACTGAGTGCAAAACCTTTCTGATCATTCGAATGAGGCGCTCCCAAACCCCGCCACAATGTGATCCAGATGGTGGGTTAAAACTCCATTTAATCCCTTTGTGTGCCATGGCCTTCTCAATTTTTCCATTATTTAGAGAGGCTAGAGCTTCTCGTAGCGCTCTTTCTGCTCCTATGAAATTGGTGCCATTATCTGATCTCATGTGTGAAACTTGTCCTCTTCGAGAGATAAATCGCCGCAGTGCATTAATACATGAGTCGGTATCTAAAGAGTACGCCACTTCAAGGTGCACGGCTCTGCTTGTCATGCAAGTGAACAATACTCCATAGCGTTTTACAACACTGCGTCCTCTTTTCACATCAATAGGCCCAAAATAATCTACCCCAACATTTGTGAATGGTGGTAGATCAGGAACCACTCTTTCCTCTGGCAAGTCTGCCATTTGTTGTTGACCGGTTTGTCCTCCATACAGTCTGCAGAAAGAACATGTCGCTATGACCCTTTTCACAGCTGAAACTCCATTTGTTATCCAAAATTTTCTTCTTACGACTGAGAGGACATGATTTCTACCTCCATGACCAAGCTGTAAGTGAAAATGTCGGAGGATAAGGTAGGAGATGTGCTGGTCCTTTGCCAGAATGAGAGGATGTTTAATGTTCTCAGGGATGGCTGCTTTACTCAGCCGGCCTCCAACACGCAGAAGCCCATCTTGCAGCACAGGGTCCAGTTTGTAAATTGGGCTGCTTCTGGGCATTTCTGAGTTGCGGGATGTTAATACAGCGAACTCATCAGGGAATCTTTCCTTTTGGCAAAAGGAAATTATGGCTGTCTCAGCTTGTGTGAGCTCTTCTAGAGATACACTTTGATTTCCCAGCGAGTTTTTGAGAG contains the following coding sequences:
- the LOC102238022 gene encoding interferon-induced protein 44-like encodes the protein MAFFKRLFGFGSPERTVCVSVAPSPPPKAESPTLGEPWRELDWGEKEENLKYVQEYKPEQDDIRYLRVLLYGPVGAGKSSFINSVSNVLRGRMTIPALASATTSDKSFTKKYETHKFNKGRGSAKTFFPLVFNDFMGLEDGTNRGVHADDIKLALEGHLKEGYEFNQVAPISQDDPGYNPTPSADDRVHVLVCVMSANTSQMNSSVLEKMKSVRETARDLGIPQMAMMTRIDEACCETDKDLRIVYKSKYLRKKMKDFSSAVGIPMNCIFPVKNYSEEIDMNDDVDTLILSALMKMVDFGDDFIEKTKSDM